TACTATTAAGGGAGTAAAAACTAAAGCCACAAGCTagcaccatatatatatatcataagatCTTATTTAATTTGGAATAACCCTAATGACAACACCATGTTGAGGCTCAACAAGCATTCTAAACACTGGAGAGTGTTGGTATGTGGGAGATAGAGTAAAACTAAACCTTGACACAATAAGAGACACAAGAACCTTGAGCTCCATCATACCAAAGTTTTTTCCTAAACACAGCCTTGTACCTAAGCCAAACGGAACGAAGGACTGAGGGTATTTACAAGCTTTAGAGACACCTTCACTGAATCTCTCTGGCCTAAATTCATTTGCATCAGCTCCCCATATCTCGGGATCTCTGTGCAACGTAGGGATCAATGTCCAGATGCATACTCCCTTTGGCACCACgaggtttccaagttttgtGTCCTCAAGTGCTTCTCTTGACACAAATGCTGCTGGTGGATATAACCTCAACGTTTCTTGAATAACCATTGTCACCTATATAAGAGATGTTAGGTTCTGAAAATGGTCTATATTTTGAGGACGAGAGACTCGACTTACCGTCTTGAGGCTGGAAATAGAATTTATGTCGGGGATACCATTCGTACAGAAACGCAAGACTTCATCACGAATCCGAGTTTGCCAAGAAGGGTTTAGAGCAAGGAGCATAAGACACCAAGAAACAGCAACCGCACTGGTCTCATGGCCAGCAAAATAGATGCTCTTACAATTGTCCACCACAAAACTTTTGTAAGATGATGCCTTGTCCACCAAGCTACCATCACAACTACTCATTGCTCCTTCTAGTATCAATTGCATTAGATCCTTCTTGTGATCTCCCACacattctttctctctctccttaaCTGTTTCCCATATCAAAGACTCGATATGCTTCTCTAGCTCCTCAATATTTCCACTCCCATGCTTCTTAGTCCCGAACACAATATCACTTGCAACCATATACACACATAATAATAAACCAACAATACTATATTTGCttaaagtatataaataatatataactaaatgGTTTTATAAATCCACATACGTGAAGCCATTGAGGCTGAAGAGGATGTTATTGTGAGTGATGGCCTTTTGAAGACATCTAAGCTTAGAGAAGATCTCTTTGCCTTTGGAGAAAGAGCTCCCAAAGCAAGCTCTAGAGATGACATCAGCAGAGACAGCTCTTAGGTCTTCGTCCACTCTTATGTCACAAAATGTTTCACCTTCTCTACTTTTAACCATCTCTTCCCATTTGCTAAGCATTGGCATCGCCGATTCAACCACCAAACCAACCATTCCCTTGACTTTGTCGAGGAAGAACTCAGGGGCGATGATACGGCGTTGATGGGCCC
This genomic interval from Brassica napus cultivar Da-Ae chromosome A6, Da-Ae, whole genome shotgun sequence contains the following:
- the LOC106348504 gene encoding cytochrome P450 714A1, whose translation is MESLMMMETAKTIWWIIVIGALGLGFRIYSKAMTEQWRMRRRLTMQGVKGPPPSLFRGNVPEMQRIQSQTMINKHYSGDNIIAHDYTSSLFPYLDHWRKQYGRVYTYSTGMKQHLYANHPEVVKELNQANTLNLGKVSYVTKRLKSILGRGVITSNGPHWAHQRRIIAPEFFLDKVKGMVGLVVESAMPMLSKWEEMVKSREGETFCDIRVDEDLRAVSADVISRACFGSSFSKGKEIFSKLRCLQKAITHNNILFSLNGFTDIVFGTKKHGSGNIEELEKHIESLIWETVKEREKECVGDHKKDLMQLILEGAMSSCDGSLVDKASSYKSFVVDNCKSIYFAGHETSAVAVSWCLMLLALNPSWQTRIRDEVLRFCTNGIPDINSISSLKTVTMVIQETLRLYPPAAFVSREALEDTKLGNLVVPKGVCIWTLIPTLHRDPEIWGADANEFRPERFSEGVSKACKYPQSFVPFGLGTRLCLGKNFGMMELKVLVSLIVSRFSFTLSPTYQHSPVFRMLVEPQHGVVIRVIPN